In Zingiber officinale cultivar Zhangliang unplaced genomic scaffold, Zo_v1.1 ctg167, whole genome shotgun sequence, the sequence ttaaattaatttttttttatagagaaGTCGTAAAATTCAAACAATTCAGATTTTTCAAAGatccaaataattcagattttcaaaaataaagtatATTGTTCTATTCTCATACTTAATTTAATTATctgattatttaattaaatttaaaaaacttctATATACCCTTCGTTCGGATAAAAAAACATATTATTCTGAGAtagaatattattttatttataaattaaaatataatcttttttttaaatttttaaaaaggtatctttttaatttttgctcatattatttatttatttaattaattttaagggGAAAAAAAGCGCCTAACGACAGCGAGACTCGTGTTCTTCTGGACACCAACGTTAGAATAGCAGCAGAATCCCTACTTTTGAAGGCTAAAGAACAAATGTATGTAGCAACAAGAAAAAGATCTTTCACATCCTGTTCGTTGGATCACAATCCGCCgcttctttttttttcccctcGTATTTCTTTTTCGTTTTCCCAAATTAGTTTCTTTCTGTTTGTCATCGACGAGGCTCGAACCCAATCTCGAGATCATCTTTTTCATCGTCGTTGTTTATCGCTCCCATTATTTCGCAATTAAATATGAAATCATGAATCTGTGTGAATTTGATAATTTACAGAGCTGCATTCTGCAGGCCTCTGCATATAATCTAGCGGTGTGTGGATCCAGGTCACAGGAAGGCGGATGCGAGAGGCTTTTTTTGGCATGGAAGCGGTTTCGATCGTTCTTCCGTCGATGTGTTCTTCCCATTTGATCGAGGAGTGCTGGAAAAGGACAGGTTTTTCAGTTTTCTGTCCGCCTCTCTCGATTTTATAAGGTTTCGGAAGTAGAGTTTTTAATCTTGGGGTCGTCGTCCTCATTGGCGACGTTGGGTTTCTCTCTCCCCCCCTCATTTTCCGCATCCGGCAAAAGATCTCGCCTTTTGGTGGAGGAATCtccctttttcccttctctccttagCTTTGTCGGAGAAAAAGGGCGGAAGGTAAAAGGTGGGGTTCGAAAAAGGTTCCCTCTTTCGGTGGGTAGGTTCTCGTTCTTAAGCTTGAAGATTTCCTCCTCTGATTTGTTTCCATCGGATCGGAAGCGGAGATTAGAtcattgtttcatttgttccgtTCCTTTCTAATGTCGAATAATCTTGTTCTGCTTCAGATTTCTGGAGAGAGAGATAGTAACTGGGATGGCGGTTCTTCATAGAGGAGGAGGCGATCTATTGGGAGCTGCAAACCCTAGAACTTCTCAGATCTGATCCTCGGGAGCGGTCGGTCGTAATGCCGTTGAAAAGCCTCGCCCGTGAACTGAAGGAGAAGAGAGACGGCGGCGGTGGAAGCATGTCCAAAAGAGTGGTTCGCGAGGGGGGGACTCACGGCCGCGGAGGCGCCCTGCATCCGTCGCCGCAACCGACGAGGCTGGAACAGCGTCAGGGAAGGTGGGCAAATCTGCCGCCGGAGCTGCTGCTGGATGTCATCCGGCGGGTGGAGGAGAGCGAGGCTTCGTGGCCAGCGAGGAGGAACCTGCTCGGCTGCGCCGCTGTGTGCCGGTCGTGGCGCGGCGTCACCATGGAGGTTGTCAAACCCCCTGAGCAATGCGGCCGCATCACCTTCCCTATCTCCCTTAAGCAGGTCGCTTGCCCTTTCTCAGATTTCCTTAATTAAAATCTCTCCATTTGCCGCTCAAGTCCATTCTGTTTGTGTCTGTGATGATGATTCCTTCTTCGTATCTGAAAGCTTGAATTCTTCTTCTGATGTATGTTTGACAACAGCCTGCTCCAAGAGATCATCCAATTCAGTGCTTTATCAGAAGGGTGAGAACTACATCGACTTTCTGTTTGTATCTCGGTCTGAGCCCCTGTAAGCAAATTTCTCCAACTAAATGGCTGTTTCAAGGTTCTTTTCGATTGTTTCATCGTTTAGCTTAAGATGATCTACTGCCTCTAGCATCCAGTTCATAGAAGTTTTTCAATTCAAAGTTTGTTACATCGTAATTGCACGATTTGTTTCTCAGCTAAGTTGCGAATTGTAGTGATTGTCTTTGATGTTTGCAGCACTACAGGTTCAGAATGACAAGCTGTTGCTCGCAGCCCGCAAGATCAGAAGAGCCACGAGCATTGATTTCGTAATCTCATTGACCGCCGATGATTTCTCTCGGGCAAGCAGTAGTTATATTGGAAAAGCGAGGTGAGTAAAAAACAAATAGAATTCACAACTAAAATTTCATTACATTTTCCTTCCTGTTTCTCTAATGGTCATTAGAATCTCGATCAGGTCAAACTTTCTTGGAACTAAGTTCACAGTTTATGATAGCCAACCTCCTTACAATGCTGCAGTATCTTCAGGCAATAGTTCGAACCGAAGGATCAATTCTAAGCGAGTTTCACCGAGGGTAACTGCTGGCAATTACAATGTAGCTACAATCTCTTACGAACTCAATGTCCTCCGAACGCGAGGTCCGAGAAGAATCCAGTGTGCCATGAACTCGATTCCTGTATCTTCTATTGAGGAAGGTGGAAGTGTCCCAGCACCCTCTGGTTTCATTCACACTGTTAATGATCAACCCTCTGAAGTGCCGATCTTAAATGACAAGGAACCAGTAATACAATTTTCTTCCACCAGTCTCGCCGATTCATGTGTGTCTGTCCAGTCGTCTAACGATGCACCACTCGTTCTTAAAAACAAGGCCCCCAGATGGCACGAGCAACTTCAGTGCTGGTGCTTGAACTTTAGAGGACGAGTAACCGTGGCTTCTGTCAAGAACTTTCAGCTTGTAGCAGCAGTAGATTCTTCCCGCAACATCTCTCTAGCTCAGCAAGATAAAGTTATTCTCCAGTTCGGGAAGATAGGAAAGGACATCTTTACCATGGATTATCGATATCCACTCTCCGCATTTCAGGCATTTGCTATCTGCTTGACGAGCTTTGACACTAAGCCAGCGTGCGAGTGAACAGGTTGTCAATGAAGGTAAATTCATGTATTCATCCTCTCCAAACTATCTGCCGCCTTATATCTAACTTTACGATGCAAGAATATCAATTGCTGCCTTTTTTCCAGTTTGAGATTTTTGCAGAGGGAGTGATTGTGTGAAAATATTAATTGTGTGTAATATGCTTTCGTGCTTCATCGAGATGTGTCTGTTACTATCATAAACATAGATGAAGGTACTTCGTAAAATATGACATGAATGAGCTTTTACTAATTGAAGTGCAAATATGGATGCCATAGATTTCTTGTTCTATATTCCTTCTCGATATCAGGCTGATAGATGCTCTAGTTGCTTTTGTTCCTTGTTCTTTTAGAACCGCTTGCTTCCAGATGAACTTGGCTCGCCTTGGTTTTAGCTTCTGTGACCGATGTAACTGACTAAATTGTGCAGTTTCGCTCCTATCAAGTCATGAGTTTTTAtttctatttgtatctttgtgATATTTTGTTGTCGCATCTCCATCGGCATTGTTTGCTCGCTCTTCTGGAGTTTGTAGGTTCTTCACGATTTTCATTTTCTCCACCGGTTCTCACATACATGCAGAGGCTTTTGTACCTTCCTTTTTGGTGTGCATTTGCAATTGAATTCAGATATGTTGAGCTTGTCTTTTGCACTTCCCCCAATTCAAGTTATTTTGTTTCTTCCAACCCTCCCAATCACAATTCTTTGTTCTTCGGTGTTCTATCGACTAGGAGTAGTCAGTAATTCACCTGTATAGTTACAAAAGCTTCAGAACCTTTCCAAACTATCGAAAATCTATTCTTTTCTACCAAAGAGACAAATTCCTTCTTGGCCTCCAAAATCTTGAGATGTTTGCGGGCCTTCAATTCGAGGAATGCCCTGGAGTACATGTCGCAGAGACTAACATGAACTTCGAAAGGAGCATTGTCCTCCTCGGTTATCTTTCGTAATGTTGCTTCTGCCTCTTCAACCAGCTGTAGCTTGCCAAACCAGTCCACCAAGACGGTGTATGTTGTGATCCCTGGCTGAAATCCATCCTTCTCGAGGGTTAACAGCAGATCCAGGGCCTTGTCTAAGAAATTCTGTTTAGCATAGGCAGCTATCGTGCTAGCAGTACATCGATCGTCTGGCTTGTACCCGGAGTTTATCATGTGATCGAAGTAGCCCCGAGCATTGTCGGGGTCATTTGCCTGCCTATATGCCTCCACAAGCAAAGGCATACGACTCCAAGATCGGTTTTACTGCATGGTGGTTGCCATTCTTTGCGCGTCTTCAATTTCGCCACGCTCCGTGAATGCTTTCAATAACTCCATGCATTGTTCGAAAAACATCGGCCTTGGCCGCTGCCGCCCAGCCTCTAGGCATTGGCAAACCACATTGAAAAATATACTAGCCATCGTGAGATTAGGCGGTCTTGGACGCTTGCTAATCGGTCAAATCATTTAGGCACGGTAGAAATAGTACatgattttgattattttttttcagtttgatttttaaatttaaaatttaattaaaaaataaaaatataactttTTTTTACTGGGTTTAAGATTTATAAGTCATAAATTTTGGTCCAATAAGAAAATTGATTTATTGGTTTGCCCTAGTTGTTAGCATCAATTTTATCTTCATCGTACTGAATAATCAAAGCTAGAGAAATCAGAGGAAATAAAGAAATCTACATTTATGAGAAATTAGAGAGTTAGCTGGAGAAATCGatttgaagaaaaatttattatttgatcTTTTCTCGACTAAGCGACTTAGAACTGATTGAATTAAAGGTTGGCTAAAGTCTCATTCTTTGGAAACGTCATTTTATTAGACAACCCTAAAAAAAgttctagagtgagagaacttcacgAGGCTGATTTTGTATCCGAAAAAGAAAATAATCATAATGATAATATTAAGTTTGTGTCCGATGAGGAACAAGTTCTAAAAAATTACAGAGAAGAAGTAGAATAACTttgtaatattttattagttgtataatttttaactcattttaaatttgatcctATTGTATTggagttataaaatatgatttattatgtaatttatgttgatacCGTGGAATTCGTCTAATGATACTTAGTCTCCATCTAAGTGACCTAAGCATTAGGTGATGATCTAACGCTCGACTAACGCCTAGTAAATTTTAGATCCTCAACTCCGTGTATATTTGTGGTCTTAACACCTACCGCCTCCATTTCTCTCACTAGTTTCTCTGCTCCCTTCGGAAGATGAGCCTTTCAGATAAGCTCTGATCATCGAACTGTAAACCCCTCTTCACACTTCCGAAGGCCGCCTTTGCAACATCAAGGTTTCCTTGCTAGCTATATGATGCGGGAAATAGTAGATGATCTGATGATAGAGTGAAGATGATAGTTAAGATCATTTGACAGTCAAAAATTAGGAGAAAATAGTAATCAGGATTAAGGACTACGCATCCGGGCAGTCCACTCCACTAATCCTGGTAGGCTTTATACCGGTCGAACCTCATGGCTCAACCCCCTTATTTCTTCTGGGTAAGGCTCCCAATCTAATCTTGGCCGTCTTTATATGTAGATCGGACCCAAGGATTCAGTCCCCTCATTTCTCATGGGCAAGACTCCCAATCTAATTCCGACCGATTTTACGTCGGTCGAACCCCAGGGCTCAGTCTCCTCACTTCTCATGGACAAGATTCCCAAGATAATCTTGGTCAGCTTTATGTCGATCGGTGGTCGGACACCTAGGACTCAGTCTGCTCATTTCTCCTGGACAAGACTTTTAATCTAAGCCTTGTTGGCTTTACGTCGTTTGGACCCCATATCTTAGTATCTTTATCTTTGAAGAGtcaaataaaagacaatcctCAGAAGAAACTCGACCAAATTTCTAAAGATCAAGCTATCACTTCAGGGACAAGCCTCCAAGTACAAAGATGATCTACTGAAAGTACCGATTGGGTCTCTCGAGGATTCTTCAAAAGCAAGTATCCCTACATATGGCTGGTCAGTTATAAAGTTGTCCAGACCTAGGGGACTTCATTCTCTATTACTTCATAATCAGATCTCCAGCATCACGTGACATATATCCGAGTAGCCCTAAGGGTCGAACGTCCTACCATACTTGGTACTCTACTTTTATATATGCACTCGGTTAGCTAAATATCCGGTCGGGACATTGAATCACAACAGTCTATCAGAGAATAACAACCATTTGTCAGAAAATATTCTTTTGTTGTTACATGAGCATTCAATAGAACCTTCCTCAAAGGTGACCCTACACTTTCTATCAACCGACACATTGTGGcagcatattccttcaaccgCTGCATTAATGACGTAAGTTACAAAAAGGATGCACACAGGTAACGGAAGATTCCTCATACGGTGACTAACGCCTCTCAGGTTGTATATATTCCCTTACTCGACAGCTTCTGACATTCGACATTCTCTGCTTCCTCATGATTATAGAGGTT encodes:
- the LOC122036487 gene encoding tubby-like F-box protein 5, encoding MPLKSLARELKEKRDGGGGSMSKRVVREGGTHGRGGALHPSPQPTRLEQRQGRWANLPPELLLDVIRRVEESEASWPARRNLLGCAAVCRSWRGVTMEVVKPPEQCGRITFPISLKQPAPRDHPIQCFIRRVRTTSTFCLYLGLSPSLQVQNDKLLLAARKIRRATSIDFVISLTADDFSRASSSYIGKARSNFLGTKFTVYDSQPPYNAAVSSGNSSNRRINSKRVSPRVTAGNYNVATISYELNVLRTRGPRRIQCAMNSIPVSSIEEGGSVPAPSGFIHTVNDQPSEVPILNDKEPVIQFSSTSLADSCVSVQSSNDAPLVLKNKAPRWHEQLQCWCLNFRGRVTVASVKNFQLVAAVDSSRNISLAQQDKVILQFGKIGKDIFTMDYRYPLSAFQAFAICLTSFDTKPACE
- the LOC122036523 gene encoding pentatricopeptide repeat-containing protein At1g19525-like, whose translation is MPLLVEAYRQANDPDNARGYFDHMINSGYKPDDRCTASTIAAYAKQNFLDKALDLLLTLEKDGFQPGITTYTVLVDWFGKLQLVEEAEATLRKITEEDNAPFEVHVSLCDMYSRAFLELKARKHLKILEAKKEFVSLVEKNRFSIVWKGSEAFVTIQVNY